TGAGTAAATACAGCTCTAATCTCGTTTTGTTCTTCTGACATATCGAGATACCTTGTTATTCTCGACTTCAGCTTTTGCTAAGAGCATTTCCTCAATAAAGCTATAAGGTAGATCAGGGTTTTCTTCAGCAATCCAGCCTATTTTAGCCCAATGTTCAATTTGCTTAGGAACACTTCTGCTTTTCGCTTCAGCGTGAATTTTAGCATCAGACACAAAGTCATCATTTAATCTGACTGAAATGGCCATAATGTTCACCTACTCACAAAAAATTGCGGCATCACACGATCTTAAGTTGCTTTATTCTAAATAAAAATCAGTAATACAGCGCGATGTGTCGGCCATCCAGCTCTTTCACTTCTAAAGGCGTATCAAAGATATCCTCAAGAATTTCAGCCTTCATAATCTCTTCTGGTGCACCGTGATAAGATAGGCGACCATTTCTGAGCGCCACAATATAGTCTGAATACACAGAAGCAAAGTTAATATCGTGGATAACCAAAATGATGGTTTTACCTAGCTCATCCGCCGCACGGCGCAGTAATTTCATCATGATCACCGCGTGCTTCATATCCAAGTTATTCAGTGGTTCATCCAGCAGCACATATTCGGTATCTTGGCATAGTACCATCGCCACATACGCACGCTGACGCTGACCACCAGAAAGCTCATCAAGATAACGATGACGAAATTCAGTTAGGTTCAAAAACGCCAGAGACTCGTCAATTTTCTGTTTGTCATCCAGCGTTAAACGCCCTTTGGTATAAGGATAACGCCCGAAACCAACCAGCTCTTCCACCGTTAAACGGCTAGCAAATTGATTTTCTTGGCGAAGTACCGATAAGCAGGTAGCGAGTTGATCGCTTGGTGTCGTCGATACATCCAAGTTATTCACTTTGACATAACCGTGATCCGCCGATAGTAGGCGACCAATAATCGACAACAGCGTTGATTTCCCTGCACCATTTGGACCGATGATTGAAGTGACACCGCTATTTTTAATATTGGCTGTAACGTTATCTAAGACCTTAGTATCTTGATAACTTTTCGATACCTGATGAATTTCAATCATACTAAAACCTTCTTAACACCATATAAATAAAGAATATTCCACCGACAAACTCGAGTACCACAGACAAGGTACCCGCTTTATTCAATCCATATTCAAGAACCAGCTGCCCCCCCACTAATGCAATCACACCGAGTAGGAAAGAGACAGGCAGTAAATAGCGATGCTGGCTGCTTCCTGCAATGTAGTAAGCCAAGTTAGCCACCATCAAGCCGAGGAACGTTAGCGGGCCTACCAGCGCCGTGGAAATTGCCACTAAGACAGAAATCAGTAATAAGATGATGGTGACTTGCTGACGGTAGTTAATCCCTAAGTTCACCGCATTGGCTTGTCCCAGTGCTAGCACGTCAAAGCAGTAGCGCATACGCCAAAGCAGAACGCCCACAATCACGGTGATCACCAACGTGAGTAGAATCAGCTCCGGCGTCCCTTTAGTGAAAGTTGCGAACATCCGGCTTTGCAAGATGGAAAACTCATTCGGATCCATCAATCGTTGCAGCAAGGTCGCCACACTGCGAAACAGTGTTCCGAGGATAATCCCCACCATCAAAACTAAGTTGATATTCATTTTGACGGAGATAAACAGCCAGCGGTACAGCAGTACGGAGAAAATCACCAGCAGGGATGATTCCAGCAAAAACTTACCAATATTCAACAACCATGATGCAGGAAAACTATCGGTATAAAACACAAAGATAGTTTGCAGCAGGATGAACAATGCCTCTAACCCCATAATAGATGGCGTCAGAATTTTGTTATTGGCGATAGTTTGAAACAGAACCGTCGATACCCCAGAGCCAAACGCCACAATGACCATAGTCAGCACGATATAACCGCGATGGGGCAGGATATACGCGAGATTACTGCCCAAATTAATGGTCATATACAAAATGATCGACAGCACTGACAGCGCGGCCAACAAACCGATGCGCTGGATTGGCGTGAACGTTCTTTTCACTGGCAAACTTAATGAATTAACTTTTTCCATAACGCTGATGCTTTAACAAGAGATAAAGGAAAATAACCGCACCTACGACACCTAAAATCACACTCGCAGGAATTTCAAACGGATAACGAATTAAGCGACCAATAATGTCACACAGCAGCACTAAACCGCCGCCAGCCAAACAGATCCACGGGATAGTTTTACGAATATTATCCCCCATCACTAAGCTAATCAGGTTCGGGACAATCAACCCTAAGAATGGCAGCGCACCGACGACGACCACTACCACACCGCTGATTAAGGCGATAATAGATAACCCGATGGTCATCACTTTCTGGTAATTCAAGCCGACGTTAACGGAAAACTCACGCCCCATACCTGCCACTGTAAAGCTATCGGCAATTAAACAGGCAGCCAGCGTTAAACCACCCACCAGCCAAAGTAGCTCATAGCGACCTTGTAAAATGCTGGAGAAATCGCCGCTCATCCAAGCACTTAGGGATTGAAGCAGGTCAAAATAGTAGGCGGTAAAAATAGTGAGCGCGCTGATCACTGCCCCAAGCATAATGCCGACTAACGGCACTATCAGGGCGGACTTTAAAATAATCCGGCGTAAAATCAGCATAAACAGCGCTGTGCCTAGCAGTGCAAATCCGCTCGCCACCACCATTTTGGTCATGATAGATGCAGTTGGATACAGGATCATCACGAACAATAAACCAAGGCTGGCAGATTGTGTGGTACCCGCAAGGGAAGGTTCGATAAAACGGTTTTGGGTGAGTAACTGCATGATCAGCCCCGCGACACTCATGGCGCTTCCTGCAAGGATCAGGGCGGCGGTGCGAGGGATACGACTCACGAAAAAGATATCTTGCATCTCGGGATCGGTGAAAAGCGAAACGGGTGACACGTCACCCGCTCCAATAAACAAGCTTAATACCGCTAATACCAATAACGCGATGATACCAAAAGAGAGATAAAGCGTTTTCATTGATTAATTCGTTTTTTTCTTCTCTAAAGCTTTGTTTACATCATCCATTAATTTGGAATAGGTTTGGATACCACCAGCGATATAAACCGCTGAAGAATCTAAATAAGCCACTTGACCTTTTTCCCATGCAGACGTTTTTCTGACTAATGCATTATCTAACACGTCTGCCGCAGGTTGTGCATCTTTCGCACCAATCGCGCCATCACGGTCGATAACAAATAACCAGTCTGGGTTCAGTTTTAATAACAGTTCTGAGTTCACGATATTACCGTGACGGCCTGTATCTTCTGTGAAGACATAAGCAGGTTCAAAACCGAGTACGTCAAAGATAAAGCCAAAACGGGAACCTGGGCCGTAAGCAGAAATTTTACCGCCACTCACTAAGATCACCATCGCTTTGCCCGCATCAGGGGTTTTGCCTTTGATATCATTAATTTTGTTTTTGAAGTCAGAAACGAGTTTATTCGCTTGTTCTTCTTTACCAAATAAAGAACCTAACAGCGTCGTACGCTCCATCAGGCTATCAATAAAACGTTTGTTATCAATATCTAGAGAAATCGTTGGTGCGATACCGCTTAATTTGTCATAAGCATCGCGAGCACGGCTACCACCTAAAATTACATCTGGTTTTGCACTGCTGATAGTTTCGTAAGCCGGCTCAAATAAGCTCCCACCATTAACATATTCTGAGGTGCTATATTTCTCTAAAAATTGCGGAAAATGGGCGTTAGTTTGTGGAACACCAATCACCGGAATACCCAGCGCATCGATGATGTCTAAGGTTTCCATGTTCATCACAAACGCACGTTGTGGATGGCTAGGAATTTCAGTTTTGCCTTGGGCATGTTCAACGACAATCGTTTGTTTTTCAGCTGCTTTTTCTGTTGCTGACTGCTCAGTCGTTGGCGCTGCTGTTTCTGTTTTCTTAGCGTCATCACAACCCGCTAACGCAACAACGGATAATAGGGCAAACCCGGAAACTAATGATTTTGCGAACATCTAAATTCCTCCACCTTTCAATGTGATTATCGTTAGCCACGTCACTCATGGCCCGAAGATGGCGGTCATCTTACATGAAACATAGCGCTAATGATATTAGTTTGCATTTGCATTTCGCAAAATAATGATACATCGCACAAAAACACACATTGCCTATATTTAAATCGACACATTGATATCTCATGAAAATTAAGGGGAATACAGATGGCTCAAGAATGGTGGAAATCTGCAGTGGTATACCAAATCTACCCAAAAAGCTTCTATGACCATGATGGTGATGGGATTGGCGATCTCGCGGGTATCACCGCCAAGCTAGATTATATCCAATCTTTGGGTGTAAACGTGATTTGGCTATGCCCAATTTTTGAATCACCGATGAAAGATAATGGCTATGACATTGCCAACTATGACAGCGTCGACCCGGTTTTTGGTAGCAATGATGACCTTGATATTTTAATAAGCCAAGCTTCGCAGCGTGGCATTAAAATCCTACTGGACTTAGTGCTTAATCACAGCTCAAACCAGCACCCTTGGTTCGAAGCTGCCCTTGCCGACCCCAACAGCCCTTATGCAGACTATTACCAATTTATTGAATGGGATAAACCCACGCCACCAAACAATTTACGCACCTACTTTGATTGCTCCGTGTGGACTCGAGTCCCAGATACTGCTCGCTGGTATTTCAACTCTTTTGGCCCTGAGCAACCTGATCTTAATTGGGAGAATCCACAACTACGCCAAGAAATTATTCAAATGATCAATCGTTGGATAGCCAAAGGCGTTGCCGGATTCCGCATTGATGCCATCGGCAATATTAAAAAATCCCCTGAAGCACTTTCACCTTATCAATTCCCCGCAGATAGGGAGGATGGTTCTGCGTCTTTAGTTCCTTGGGTGGTTAACCAACCGGGCATACATAAATTTTTAAAAGAGCTCGCTAGCCAAACCTTCCACCCTGCGAACGCAATGACGGTGGCTGAAATCGATGTTCCTCCGCAGGATCTTGCTGACTATATCGGGGAAAATGGGGCATTTTCCATGGTGTTTGACTTCAGTATTGCGGATCTCGATATTGCCAAGCAGCCCCCGTTCTCTCTTGCACCAATCACAGGCGAACGTATGAAACCTGTTTTTCTAAAAAGCCAGCTCACGACCCAGCAAACCGGTTGGGGCGCACCTTATTTAGAAAATCATGACCAACCGCGTTCACTGAATAAGTTCTTACCAAAAGACGCCATCTCCTCAACCGCCGAAAAAATGTTGGCGATGTTCTTATTGACTCAGCGCGGCACCCCCTTTATTTATCAAGGGCAAGAAATTGGTATGACGAACTGCCCAATGACATTAGACGAACACCATGACTTGCATCTTTTTAAACTCTACCAATGGGGTCAAAATCATGGGTACTCTCACACCACCATGATGAACTATTTTACCCAGCGTAGCCGCGACAATGCGCGCACACCATTTCAATGGAATAGCCAACATCATGGCGGATTTACAACTGGGACTCCATGGCTGAAGGTCAATCCCAACTACCGAGAGGTTAATGTCGCCGCCCAACAGCAGCAACCCGATTCACTTTTCGCGTTTTACCAGCAATTAATTACCCTGCGCCGCCATTCACCAATTAGCGATATTTTGGTTGAAGGTGAATTCTCAGAAATTAACGCCCCTGAACCTGTTGTTGCTTATCGACGAACATTAGGTTTACGTGCCATCGATATTTACTGTAATTTCAGCGATAAATCACAGGCTATTAACCAAAATTATCGCCAAGTACATTTAAGCAATATCGCAAATACCCATCAAGACAATCAGCAAATTATCCTACAACCTTATCAATCAATAATTTTTGAAGTAGAGAAAAGTGAATAACTCAATTAACCACTCTGAATATGCGTAATTAAAGATAAATAATCATCCGATATTTCAATATCGAACATAATCAGGTGATAGTCATTAAATTACGCATTTAATTACGTTGAGTATTATTAATTGATAACTTAATAATACTATTCAAAAACAAACTAACACATTGTTAAATAACACATTTAACCAGATTTAAAGCTAAATATGTGAGGCCTATCAAATACAAATTAAATAATTTAAGTAAAGTTTAAATTGCTCATTTCACTTTTTTTGAGGTTATTTATTTGCTAAATAAAAATCGCGAAGCTATTTCTAAAATAACTTCAGGGCGTCGTTCTGTGGAAATATCCTCCGCAGAACCCCTAGCAATTAAAAAACACGCTGATGGTTTTGGCACTCTCATTCGAGATATAGATGGCTGGCTACTGGCAGAAGGCACCCATCTACGTCCCTATGAATGTCTTGGTGCCCACCCCGTCAACTTCGACGGTGTTGATGGGGTGATTTTTTCTTTATGGGCACCCAATGCCCAACAGGTTTCTGTCGTCGGTGAATTTAATCAGTGGGATGGGCGTATTCATCCAATGACATTGCGCCATGAAGTGGGCATTTGGGAACGATTTATCCCCGAAGCCAAACTCGGGCAAGCGTATAAATATGAATTACAAGATAGCCGGGGCTATATGCGGGTCAAAGCAGACCCCTACGCACTCAAAAGCGTGCTGTTTCCCCATGTAGAATCGGTGATAACGGCCTTACCAGACAAACAAACTCCGCCTCACTCCGCCAGCGCAAGTTCGCCACTTTCCGCGCCAGTCTCGATTTACGAAGTGCATTTAGGCTCTTGGCGTCGTCATCCACACAATAATGGCTGGCTAAGCTACCGACAACTGGCTGAGCAGCTTATTCCTTATGTGGCAGAAATGGGATTTACTCATCTGGAATTACTCCCTATTAGCGAACATCCATTTGATGGTTCTTGGGGCTACCAACCTATCGGTCTCTATTCCCCAACCTATCGTTTTGGCGGCATTGAGGACTTTCTCTACTTAATTCAAACCGCCCACAAGCATCACCTCAAAGTGATCCTCGATTGGGTGCCCGCCCATTTTCCCAATGATGAATATGGGTTAATTCAATTTGATGGTACCGCACTGTATGAATATGCAGATCCGCGCGAAGGCGTCCATCAAAACTGGCACACCTTGATTTATAACTACAGCCGCTATGAAGTGGCAAACTTTTTGGCGGGCAATGCCCTCTATTGGCTAGAACGTTTTGGTGTCGATGGGCTGCGTGTCGATGCAGTCAGCTCAATGATCTACCGCGATTACAGCCGCGAAAAAGGGGAATGGGTACCCAACAAATGGGGCGGCAAAGAGAACCTCGAGGCCCTCGATTTTCTACGTTATACCAACCAAATTGTTCAACAGAACTGCCCCCATGCATTAATGATAGCCGAAGAATCAACTGCCTTTCCCAAGGTCACAGGCTCTATTGAAAATCACGGTTTAGGTTTTGATTTCAAATGGGATTTAGGCTGGATGCATGACACTCTGCGCTATATGTCCCTTGACCCGATTTACCGTCAATATCATCACCAACAAATGACCTTTGGTATGTTTTACGCCCACAGCGAACACTTCGTTTTACCCCTTTCACACGATGAAGTGGTGCATGGCAAAGGGTCACTCCTCGGCAAAATGTCCGGCGATACTTGGCAAAAATTTGCCAATTTACGGGCTTACTATGGTTTCATGTGGGGGCATCCGGGTAAAAAATTGTTGTTTATGGGAGGAGAATTCGCCCAAGGAAGAGAGTGGGATCACGACACGGGGCTGGATTGGCATTTACTGAACCCTGAATATGATGGCTGGCATACGGGTGTACAGCAACTTGTACGCGATTTAAATCATTGTTATCAGCAGCATTCCCCACTGCACCAACTCGACTACTCCCCACAGGGTTTCGAATGGTTGGTGGTTGATGACCACCAAAACTCCGTATTCGCCTTTGTACGCCGAGATACCCACAACCATGAAATTGTGGTGGTTGCCAACTTCACTCCAGTTCCCCGTGAAAATTACCGCATTGGCGTTCACCAATCGGGTTGCTACCAAGAAATTATCAATACTGATTCTCACTATTATCGCGGCAGTAATATGGGGAATCAGGGGGAAATATCCACCCAACCAATAGCGGCTCACGGTAAAAATCATTCCCTAAATATTACGCTTCCCCCCTTGGCCACTTTGTATCTGAAACGGGAATAGCCGAATGACGCATTTTAACTTTCAGCGAGGTCACGCTTCCCCCCTTGGCAGCCACATGGACGAACACGGTGTCAATTTTGCGCTCTACAGCGAACATGCTGAACACATTGATTTGTGCGTGCTGGACTCACTCGGTGATGAAATGCGTTATCCACTCAATCGAGGAGATAACCACATTTGGCATGGCTATTTAATGGGCGCAAAAACAGGTCTACATTATGGTTATCGTGTCAAAGGGAAATGGGAACCGCAGGCAGGATTATATTTTGATGAAACGCACTTACTGATTGACCCTTACAGCCGCGAACTCAGTCATAAACAGCACCCTTACTCCGTCGTCAGCCATGAATCTTATGACTGGCAAGGGGATGTACCGCTTCATACTCCATGGTCAAAAACCATTATTTATGAAGCCCATGTTCGGGGGCTTACCAAGCAGCACCCTGACATTCCACCCGCCCTACGGGGTAGCTATGCCGCTATCGCACACCCTTGCATAATCCAGCATTTAACGCGACTTGGTGTGACAGCGCTGGAATTACTCCCCGTGCAATTTCATCTGGATGAACCGCGATTACAGGCAAAATCACTCACCAATTACTGGGGCTATAACACGCTGGCTCCGTTTGCAATTGAGCCTCAATATTGGTCTGGGCAAGCAGGC
The Providencia alcalifaciens DNA segment above includes these coding regions:
- a CDS encoding ParD-like family protein, producing the protein MAISVRLNDDFVSDAKIHAEAKSRSVPKQIEHWAKIGWIAEENPDLPYSFIEEMLLAKAEVENNKVSRYVRRTKRD
- a CDS encoding ABC transporter ATP-binding protein → MIEIHQVSKSYQDTKVLDNVTANIKNSGVTSIIGPNGAGKSTLLSIIGRLLSADHGYVKVNNLDVSTTPSDQLATCLSVLRQENQFASRLTVEELVGFGRYPYTKGRLTLDDKQKIDESLAFLNLTEFRHRYLDELSGGQRQRAYVAMVLCQDTEYVLLDEPLNNLDMKHAVIMMKLLRRAADELGKTIILVIHDINFASVYSDYIVALRNGRLSYHGAPEEIMKAEILEDIFDTPLEVKELDGRHIALYY
- a CDS encoding iron chelate uptake ABC transporter family permease subunit; this translates as MEKVNSLSLPVKRTFTPIQRIGLLAALSVLSIILYMTINLGSNLAYILPHRGYIVLTMVIVAFGSGVSTVLFQTIANNKILTPSIMGLEALFILLQTIFVFYTDSFPASWLLNIGKFLLESSLLVIFSVLLYRWLFISVKMNINLVLMVGIILGTLFRSVATLLQRLMDPNEFSILQSRMFATFTKGTPELILLTLVITVIVGVLLWRMRYCFDVLALGQANAVNLGINYRQQVTIILLLISVLVAISTALVGPLTFLGLMVANLAYYIAGSSQHRYLLPVSFLLGVIALVGGQLVLEYGLNKAGTLSVVLEFVGGIFFIYMVLRRF
- a CDS encoding ABC transporter permease; this encodes MKTLYLSFGIIALLVLAVLSLFIGAGDVSPVSLFTDPEMQDIFFVSRIPRTAALILAGSAMSVAGLIMQLLTQNRFIEPSLAGTTQSASLGLLFVMILYPTASIMTKMVVASGFALLGTALFMLILRRIILKSALIVPLVGIMLGAVISALTIFTAYYFDLLQSLSAWMSGDFSSILQGRYELLWLVGGLTLAACLIADSFTVAGMGREFSVNVGLNYQKVMTIGLSIIALISGVVVVVVGALPFLGLIVPNLISLVMGDNIRKTIPWICLAGGGLVLLCDIIGRLIRYPFEIPASVILGVVGAVIFLYLLLKHQRYGKS
- a CDS encoding siderophore ABC transporter substrate-binding protein, with product MFAKSLVSGFALLSVVALAGCDDAKKTETAAPTTEQSATEKAAEKQTIVVEHAQGKTEIPSHPQRAFVMNMETLDIIDALGIPVIGVPQTNAHFPQFLEKYSTSEYVNGGSLFEPAYETISSAKPDVILGGSRARDAYDKLSGIAPTISLDIDNKRFIDSLMERTTLLGSLFGKEEQANKLVSDFKNKINDIKGKTPDAGKAMVILVSGGKISAYGPGSRFGFIFDVLGFEPAYVFTEDTGRHGNIVNSELLLKLNPDWLFVIDRDGAIGAKDAQPAADVLDNALVRKTSAWEKGQVAYLDSSAVYIAGGIQTYSKLMDDVNKALEKKKTN
- a CDS encoding alpha-glucosidase, giving the protein MAQEWWKSAVVYQIYPKSFYDHDGDGIGDLAGITAKLDYIQSLGVNVIWLCPIFESPMKDNGYDIANYDSVDPVFGSNDDLDILISQASQRGIKILLDLVLNHSSNQHPWFEAALADPNSPYADYYQFIEWDKPTPPNNLRTYFDCSVWTRVPDTARWYFNSFGPEQPDLNWENPQLRQEIIQMINRWIAKGVAGFRIDAIGNIKKSPEALSPYQFPADREDGSASLVPWVVNQPGIHKFLKELASQTFHPANAMTVAEIDVPPQDLADYIGENGAFSMVFDFSIADLDIAKQPPFSLAPITGERMKPVFLKSQLTTQQTGWGAPYLENHDQPRSLNKFLPKDAISSTAEKMLAMFLLTQRGTPFIYQGQEIGMTNCPMTLDEHHDLHLFKLYQWGQNHGYSHTTMMNYFTQRSRDNARTPFQWNSQHHGGFTTGTPWLKVNPNYREVNVAAQQQQPDSLFAFYQQLITLRRHSPISDILVEGEFSEINAPEPVVAYRRTLGLRAIDIYCNFSDKSQAINQNYRQVHLSNIANTHQDNQQIILQPYQSIIFEVEKSE